One window of the Salvia miltiorrhiza cultivar Shanhuang (shh) chromosome 6, IMPLAD_Smil_shh, whole genome shotgun sequence genome contains the following:
- the LOC130988088 gene encoding leucine aminopeptidase 1-like: MAAIRVASTSFTIRASTSSSSSFSSSCYNFCPSVFTKFGFGLSYAATPLSFSRGKRMAHSITRAALGLTEPKKIDPPKISFSAKEIDLVEWKGDILAVGVTEKDMEKDENLAFKNVILQKLDLHLGGLLSEASSEEDFTGKAGQSTVLRLAGVGLKRVGLIGLGAASARTAYRSLGESVAAAAKTSQASSVGITLASSDGIAAELKPSTASAIATGAILGMFDDNRFKSESKKPALESIDIIGLGTGPEIEKKLKYAKDVCSGIILGKELVNAPANVLTPGVLAEEATRIASEHNDVFTAKILDVEQCKELKMGSYLAVAAASSHPPHFIHLCYKPPGGTIRKKLALVGKGLTFDCGGYNIKTGPGCMIELMKFDMGGSAAVLGAAKALGQIKPDGVEVHFIVAACENMISGSGMRPGDILTASNGKTIEVNNTDAEGRLTLADALIYACNQGAEKIVDLATLTGACIVALGPSIAGVFTTNDDLAEEVFRASENGGEKLWRLPLEETYWESMKSGVADMVNTGGREGGAITAALFLKQFVDEKVQWMHIDMAGPVWNGKKKSATGFGVSTLVEWVLNNSS; the protein is encoded by the exons ATGGCCGCCATTAGAGTAGCTTCTACTTCCTTTACTATTCGTGCCTCGACTTCATCTTCGTCTTCGTTTTCGTCTTCTTGCTACAATTTCTGCCCCTCTGTTTTCACCAAGTTCGGATTCGGTCTATCCTATGCGGCCACACCATTGTCTTTTTCGAGAGGAAAGCGCATGGCGCATTCCATTACTCGAGCAGCTCTTGGTCTCACCGAACCCAAAAAGATCGATCCACCAAAG ATCTCATTTTCTGCAAAAGAGATTGACTTGGTGGAATGGAAAGGGGACATACTTGCTGTGGGCGTCACCGAGAAGGACATGGAGAAAGATGAAAATTTGGCATTTAAGAATGTAATACTGCAGAAGCTGGATTTGCATTTGGGCGGATTGTTATCTGAAGCCTCGTCTGAGGAAGATTTCACTGGGAAGGCGGGACAATCAACAGTGCTCAGGCTTGCTGGTGTTGGTTTGAAAAGGGTTGGTTTAATTGGTCTCGGAGCAGCATCAGCAAGAACGGCTTACCGTAGTCTTGGTGAGTCCGTTGCTGCTGCAGCAAAGACTTCCCAGGCTAGTAGTGTCGGTATCACACTTGCTTCTTCTGATGGAATTGCTGCAGAACTGAAGCCAAGTACTGCTTCAGCTATAGCTACTG GAGCTATATTGGGGATGTTTGATGATAACAGATTCAAATCAGAGTCAAAGAAACCTGCTCTAGAATCAATCGACATCATTGGTCTTGGTACTGGACCTGAGATTGAGAAAAAACTCAAATATGCCAAAGATGTTTGTTCAGGGATCATTTTGGGAAAAGAGCTTGTGAATGCTCCAGCGAATGTACTCACCCCTG GAGTGCTAGCTGAAGAAGCCACAAGAATTGCATCAGAGCACAATGATGTTTTTACGGCAAAAATATTGGATGTAGAGCAGTGCAAGGAATTGAAGATGGGATCCTATTTAGCTGTTGCAGCAGCGTCCTCCCATCCTCCACATTTTATCCATTTATGTTACAAACCTCCGGGTGGAACAATCAGAAAGAAGCTGGCCTTAGTTGGAAAAGGCTTGACTTTTGATTG TGGTGGCTACAATATCAAGACAGGACCAGGCTGTATGATTGAACTCATGAAATTTGACATGGGAGGTTCAGCAGCAGTACTGGGTGCTGCCAAAGCTCTAGGCCAAATCAAGCCTGATGGAGTAGAG GTTCACTTCATTGTTGCCGCTTGCGAGAATATGATTAGTGGATCAGGTATGCGTCCTGGGGACATCCTTACTGCTTCAAATGGGAAAACGATTGAG GTAAACAACACTGATGCTGAAGGAAGACTTACACTTGCTGATGCTTTGATATATGCCTGTAATCAAGGTGCAGAGAAG ATAGTGGATTTGGCTACACTGACAGGGGCTTGTATAGTGGCACTTGGACCCTCGATTGCAG GTGTATTTACGACGAATGATGACCTAGCAGAAGAGGTGTTCAGAGCCTCAGAGAATGGTGGGGAAAAACTTTGGAGGCTGCCGTTGGAGGAAACCTACTGGGAGTCCATGAAGTCAGGAGTGGCCGATATGGTGAATACTGGTGGTCGTGAAGGCGGTGCCATCACCGCAGCTCTTTTCTTGAAACAG TTTGTTGATGAGAAGGTGCAATGGATGCACATCGACATGGCTGGCCCTGTTTGGAATGGCAAGAAGAAGAGCGCCACTGGATTTGGGGTTTCAACACTGGTCGAATGGGTACTTAACAACTCTTCATAA
- the LOC130988089 gene encoding uncharacterized protein LOC130988089 isoform X1 yields MVATNLKAETMKLMEKRSGIEEEMNVIIERLCQPGGPGLSGNLVDFEGFPRTDIDIPTVRADRHRLAELRNDHKDITEKMSQNIQLLHSAKHTTTTASVKDSGSDAGMSSSLGNYVAIDASSAMDADFNISRPFAVVDEITELSPAAEDGLQLGDQILKFGDVERGENLLQRLAAEAQQKQGEAVPLVVTRQGSLVNLTVTPRTWSGRGLLGYVLFYLCSLTLSNVFSLAYLSLLQVWHTS; encoded by the exons ATGGTGGCGACGAATCTGAAAGCGGAGACGATGAAACTGATGGAGAAGCGGAGTGGAATAGAGGAGGAGATGAATGTCATCATCGAACGCCTCTGCCAGCCCGGCGGCCCTGGCCTCTCCGGCAACCTCGTCGATTTCGAG GGGTTTCCAAGGACAGATATTGACATTCCGACTGTTAGAGCTGACAGGCATAGGCTTGCTG AGTTGCGTAATGATCACAAGGATATAACGGAGAAGATGAGTCAAAACATTCAGCTTCTTCATTCTGCAAAACATACTACAACCACTGCATCTGTTAAAGATTCAG GGTCAGATGCTGGCATGTCTTCGTCCCTTGGCAATTATGTTGCCATAGATGCTTCTAGTGCCATGGATGCAGATTTCAATATCAGCAGACCCTTTGCAGTTGTCGATGAAATTACTGAGCTATCTCCAGCTGCAGAAGATGGTTTACAACTGGGGGATCAGATTTTGAAGTTTGGGGATGTGGAGAGAGGTGAGAACTTGCTGCAGCGGCTTGCTGCTGAAGCTCAACAAAAACAAGGTGAAGCAGTTCCCTTGGTTGTGACGAGGCAAGGTTCTCTAGTTAATCTGACTGTAACTCCTAGAACATGGTCGGGTCGAGGTTTACTGGGGTATGTTCTGTTCTACCTTTGCTCTTTAACATTGTCAAATGTTTTCTCTTTGGCTTACCTTTCATTGCTGCAAGTATGGCATACATCCTAA
- the LOC130988089 gene encoding uncharacterized protein LOC130988089 isoform X2 yields the protein MVATNLKAETMKLMEKRSGIEEEMNVIIERLCQPGGPGLSGNLVDFEGFPRTDIDIPTVRADRHRLAELRNDHKDITEKMSQNIQLLHSAKHTTTTASVKDSGSDAGMSSSLGNYVAIDASSAMDADFNISRPFAVVDEITELSPAAEDGLQLGDQILKFGDVERGENLLQRLAAEAQQKQGEAVPLVVTRQGSLVNLTVTPRTWSGRGLLGCHFRIL from the exons ATGGTGGCGACGAATCTGAAAGCGGAGACGATGAAACTGATGGAGAAGCGGAGTGGAATAGAGGAGGAGATGAATGTCATCATCGAACGCCTCTGCCAGCCCGGCGGCCCTGGCCTCTCCGGCAACCTCGTCGATTTCGAG GGGTTTCCAAGGACAGATATTGACATTCCGACTGTTAGAGCTGACAGGCATAGGCTTGCTG AGTTGCGTAATGATCACAAGGATATAACGGAGAAGATGAGTCAAAACATTCAGCTTCTTCATTCTGCAAAACATACTACAACCACTGCATCTGTTAAAGATTCAG GGTCAGATGCTGGCATGTCTTCGTCCCTTGGCAATTATGTTGCCATAGATGCTTCTAGTGCCATGGATGCAGATTTCAATATCAGCAGACCCTTTGCAGTTGTCGATGAAATTACTGAGCTATCTCCAGCTGCAGAAGATGGTTTACAACTGGGGGATCAGATTTTGAAGTTTGGGGATGTGGAGAGAGGTGAGAACTTGCTGCAGCGGCTTGCTGCTGAAGCTCAACAAAAACAAGGTGAAGCAGTTCCCTTGGTTGTGACGAGGCAAGGTTCTCTAGTTAATCTGACTGTAACTCCTAGAACATGGTCGGGTCGAGGTTTACTGGG GTGCCATTTCCGAATCTTATGA